From the Microbacterium sp. W4I4 genome, one window contains:
- a CDS encoding acetyl-CoA carboxylase biotin carboxylase subunit → MFEKILIANRGEIAVRVMRTAKRLGIATVAVYSEADADALHVRAADEAFALGDGPASENYLNVAKIVEAAKRTGAQAVHPGYGFLAENASFSQAVSDAGIAFIGPSAEAITTMGEKVAARAVAVAAEVPLAPGSDGPITSADEVIAFGDVHGYPVLVKAAYGGGGRGMREIRSADEAPEAFAAAVREATAAFGNGQVYCERYLVNARHVEVQVFGDSQGNIVYLGDRDCSVQRRHQKLIEEAPAPGLSDELRAAMGAAAVRLAGHVGYVGAGTVEFLVEDGSFFFLEMNTRIQVEHPVTEAVTGLDLVELQLRVADGAPLGMTQADVRVAGAAIEARINAEDASGGLFRPDPGLVTALEAPAGDGLRWDAGYESGDEVLPLYDSLIGKLIATAPTRAEAIDRLRDGLARLSIEGIATTAPAARHIIGLDAFRTMGINTLWLESDVEFPDFDEEPEDRFEVEVGGRWYRIPYFPEGVVPGPSTAAPATEPAAARAAGPRAAGGRSRKKAGDGTVKAPMQGTIVKVNVAPGDEVATGTVLFVLEAMKMENPIQAQQDGVIAAVHAEVGQSTPSGTLLAEFAKADA, encoded by the coding sequence ATGTTCGAGAAGATCCTGATCGCCAACCGTGGCGAGATCGCCGTTCGCGTCATGCGCACGGCGAAGCGCCTCGGCATCGCGACTGTCGCGGTGTACTCCGAGGCGGATGCCGACGCGCTGCATGTGCGCGCCGCCGATGAGGCCTTTGCCCTCGGTGACGGGCCGGCGAGCGAGAACTACCTCAACGTCGCGAAGATCGTCGAGGCGGCCAAGCGCACCGGCGCCCAGGCGGTGCACCCGGGCTACGGCTTCCTCGCGGAGAACGCATCCTTCTCCCAGGCGGTCAGCGATGCTGGGATCGCGTTCATCGGACCCTCGGCCGAGGCGATCACCACGATGGGCGAGAAGGTCGCGGCGCGAGCGGTGGCCGTGGCGGCAGAGGTACCCCTCGCACCCGGATCCGACGGTCCGATCACATCCGCAGACGAGGTCATCGCGTTCGGAGACGTGCACGGATACCCGGTCCTGGTCAAAGCCGCTTACGGCGGCGGCGGGCGTGGCATGCGCGAGATCCGTTCCGCCGACGAGGCCCCCGAAGCATTCGCCGCCGCCGTGCGCGAGGCCACGGCGGCGTTCGGCAACGGTCAGGTGTACTGCGAGCGCTATCTGGTCAACGCTCGTCACGTCGAAGTGCAGGTCTTCGGCGACAGCCAGGGGAACATCGTCTACCTGGGCGACCGTGACTGCTCCGTGCAGCGCCGCCACCAGAAGCTCATCGAAGAGGCGCCCGCCCCGGGGCTGAGCGACGAGCTCCGCGCCGCCATGGGGGCCGCGGCAGTACGCCTGGCCGGTCATGTCGGCTACGTGGGTGCGGGCACCGTCGAATTCCTCGTGGAGGACGGTTCGTTCTTCTTCCTCGAGATGAACACGCGCATCCAGGTGGAGCATCCAGTGACCGAGGCGGTCACCGGACTCGATCTGGTCGAGCTTCAGTTGCGCGTCGCCGACGGAGCGCCGCTCGGGATGACGCAGGCCGACGTGCGCGTCGCCGGTGCAGCGATCGAGGCGCGCATCAACGCCGAGGATGCCTCCGGGGGGCTGTTCCGCCCCGATCCCGGTCTCGTCACCGCTCTGGAGGCACCCGCGGGAGACGGCCTGCGGTGGGATGCGGGGTACGAGAGCGGTGATGAGGTGCTGCCCCTCTACGACAGCCTGATCGGAAAGCTGATCGCCACCGCGCCCACGCGAGCCGAGGCGATCGACAGGCTGCGCGACGGCCTGGCCCGGCTGTCGATCGAGGGCATCGCGACGACGGCGCCCGCCGCCAGACACATCATCGGGCTCGACGCCTTCCGGACGATGGGCATCAACACCCTCTGGCTCGAATCCGACGTCGAGTTCCCCGACTTCGATGAGGAGCCGGAGGACCGATTCGAGGTGGAGGTCGGCGGTCGCTGGTACCGCATTCCGTACTTCCCCGAGGGCGTCGTCCCCGGACCGAGCACGGCTGCGCCCGCGACCGAGCCAGCTGCGGCCCGTGCAGCCGGGCCCCGTGCAGCGGGCGGCCGATCCCGCAAGAAGGCGGGAGACGGCACGGTCAAGGCGCCGATGCAGGGCACGATCGTGAAAGTGAATGTGGCCCCGGGAGACGAGGTCGCGACGGGAACCGTGCTGTTCGTGCTCGAGGCCATGAAGATGGAGAATCCGATCCAGGCGCAGCAGGACGGCGTCATCGCCGCAGTCCACGCCGAGGTCGGGCAGTC